From a single Capsicum annuum cultivar UCD-10X-F1 chromosome 12, UCD10Xv1.1, whole genome shotgun sequence genomic region:
- the LOC107851829 gene encoding disease resistance protein Roq1, producing MSHASSSKDSKYGAFLSFRGPDTRRNFVSHLYTALEQRGVNVFKDDERLETGKSIPNELLKAIEESRFAVVIFSKRYASSRWCLEELEHIIKCRNELDQIVIPIFYDVSPSDVSHQNSPFAESFSQHEEKYKDDMEKVQRWREACKQAGKISGYHLQECKDEADCIQKVVDYILPNVISPVSESLVGTQIDKVISLLHMKSDDVCSIGIWGMSGIGKTEIASVIYERYRHQFEAYCFLGDVGEMYQRKGLTWLQKTLICKLLGKKIVVTSERDGTMIIKNELRWKKVLLILDNVDHLSQLDLIVGGTEWFGRGSRILITTRDKHLIITHVKEDKVYEVLLLSEIEALELFCMHAFKRKSPEIDFEELSSEVVKYADGLPLALKVLGSSVYGRNKEQCRDIIDRLKKIPNDDILGKLKIGLDGLNKDEMRIFLDIACLYNHRPSYEVEWIIKSCGIHLIGLSRLIEKSLLSIRNGYMFEMHSLISQMGQNVSREEYTNTKLWLAEEVHDLFTGKMKPKKVESLWIPKGYRFEDDNVNHNKVFKRMRSLQVLIVDKNICSESTVTCLPSSLRWIEWPYYQSSSLPEKFDPSHLVGLCLSRSRLVELWPMPKKLSNLKHLDLRESLGLTKTPEFGDMPNLETLDFCWCSNLEEVHPSLGHCRMLTYLSFYGCVKLKKLPKFVSMESLETLNLEQCTSLEEFPEICGDMWRLSELHVGSHWIRSLPPSLRGLRILELIGCELIESIPWDIQNLGYLKIEDCNKLATLPNSMFESQQLEGLCIRECSGLEELPIYLGVQKKLWRLEIEGCENLKKLPSSFQMESLEQLRISNSPKLDTFPEINGDMHRLKELTINSTGIRELPLSIGNLRGLESLDLNGCEDLVSLPNSLCNLKNLHSLYLQRCKKLEKLPENIGDLQELSKLDARETVISQPPPSITKLGKLWMLNISHVLQHVHQLSALSFLNEFDPTNRNILGELPEDLGSLQSLEYLHVSGSNISCLPKSIKELLHLQHLNVHFCHNLNELPGELPPNLKRLDADYHLALKSIRDLVIKCLKLCALAISWCGHEKSKCRTVSREQVDVKKLLQHFLKACIQCDFNQRAYFLISFPEVRILELFDYQFINQEMVSINLNLSWYTNKFKGFSILYCPNGLEVRLVARLVCKSDPESKHSLNYDVPKYWFDSPVMSCIYIPFETLWNAYGNKEGKNPNDYYLFEVFEVYAKELCRGIRLEYENKDRRWRRKQRATQSPKLFPVTRNDTAVTTESGCTMVLEPSLPSTSRASAECDIATDRGLYLGYERKPLEVDQAALEVQKEHKSQNVEMISVCGSPSRNMDDVSRKRKRKRKRNRKKKRRMARTDETNCSHCII from the exons ATGTCTCATGCATCTTCTTCCAAAGATAGCAAGTATGGCGCTTTTTTGAGTTTTAGAGGTCCAGATACCCGTAGGAACTTTGTGAGTCATCTCTATACTGCTTTAGAACAAAGGGGAGTTAATGTTTTTAAAGACGATGAGAGGCTGGAAACTGGAAAATCAATTCCTAATGAACTACTGAAAGCCATAGAAGAATCCAGATTTGCGGTCGTGATATTTTCAAAGAGATATGCATCATCAAGATGGTGCTTGGAGGAGCTTGAACACATCATAAAGTGCCGAAATGAATTGGATCAGATTGTGATTCCAATTTTTTATGATGTGAGCCCATCTGATGTAAGCCATCAAAATTCACCTTTCGCTGAGTCGTTTTCTCAACACGAGGAAAAATACAAAGATGACATGGAGAAGGTTCAAAGATGGAGAGAAGCATGTAAGCAAGCTGGTAAAATATCAGGGTACCATTTACAAGAGTGCAA GGATGAGGCAGATTGCATCCAGAAGGTTGTTGATTACATATTACCAAACGTTATTTCACCCGTTTCAGAAAGCTTAGTGGGTACTCAAATTGAcaaagtaatctcattattacaTATGAAATCCGATGACGTTTGTTCCATTGGAATATGGGGAATGAGCGGTATTGGTAAGACAGAAATTGCTAGTGTTATATATGAGAGATATCGTCATCAATTTGAAGCTTATTGTTTTCTTGGTGATGTTGGAGAAATGTACCAGAGAAAGGGACTAACATGGCTGCAGAAAACTCTCATCTGCAAGCTATTGGGGAAAAAGATTGTTGTAACTAGTGAACGTGATGGAACCATGATTATAAAGAATGAGCTCCGCTGGAAGAAAGTTTTGCTTATTCTTGACAATGTAGACCATCTAAGTCAACTAGATCTTATAGTTGGAGGGACAGAGTGGTTTGGAAGGGGTAGTAGAATTTTGATAACCACAAGAGACAAGCACCTGATAATCACTCATGTGAAGGAGGATAAAGTATATGAAGTCCTACTATTATCTGAGATTGAAGCTCTTGAACTGTTTTGCATGCATGCTTTCAAAAGAAAGTCTCCGGAGATAGATTTTGAGGAACTTTCAAGTGAAGTGGTGAAGTATGCTGATGGACTCCCTTTAGCTCTTAAAGTTTTGGGTTCTTCTGTTTATGGACGAAATAAAGAGCAATGTAGAGACATAATTGATAGGTTGAAGAAGATACCTAATGATGACATTCTAGGAAAACTTAAAATTGGTCTTGATGGATTGAATAAAGATGAGATGAGAATATTTCTAGATATCGCATGCTTGTACAATCATAGACCAAGTTATGAGGTGGAATGGATAATTAAGAGTTGTGGCATTCACTTGATAGGACTAAGCCGCCTCATCGAAAAATCTCTATTATCCATAAGGAATGGCTACATGTTTGAGATGCATAGTTTGATAAGTCAAATGGGTCAAAATGTGTCAAGGGAAGAATACACAAACACCAAACTATGGCTTGCTGAGGAGGTTCATGACCTTTTTACTGGAAAGATG AAACCAAAAAAGGTGGAAAGCCTATGGATCCCAAAAGGTTATCGTTTTGAAGATGATAACGTAAATCATAACAAGGTATTCAAGAGGATGCGAAGCTTACAGGTGTTGATAGTTGATAAAAATATTTGCTCTGAAAGCACTGTCACTTGTCTTCCTTCTAGTCTGCGGTGGATTGAATGGCCGTACTATCAGTCAAGTTCATTACCGGAGAAATTTGACCCATCCCACCTCGTGGGGCTTTGTTTAAGTAGAAGTCGGCTTGTTGAACTTTGGCCAATGCCAAAG AAATTGAGCAACTTGAAGCATTTGGATCTCAGGGAGAGCCTTGGGTTAACAAAAACTCCTGAGTTTGGTGATATGCCAAACTTGGAGACACTAGATTTTTGTTGGTGTTCAAATTTGGAAGAGGTCCATCCTTCTCTTGGACATTGCAGAATGCTaacttatttgagtttttatggTTGTGTCAAACTTAAGAAGCTCCCAAAATTTGTTAGCATGGAATCTCTTGAGACTCTCAACCTTGAGCAATGCACAAGCTTAGAAGAATTTCCAGAAATCTGTGGAGATATGTGGCGCTTATCAGAACTCCATGTAGGATCCCACTGGATAAGAAGCTTACCCCCGTCACTCCGCGGCCTTAGAATTTTGGAATTAATTGGTTGTGAACTTATTGAAAGTATTCCCTGGGATATTCAAAATCTAGGATATCTCAAAATTGAAGATTGCAATAAACTTGCAACGCTGCCAAACAGCATGTTTGAATCACAGCAATTGGAAGGCCTTTGTATACGAGAATGTTCTGGATTGGAAGAACTCCCCATATATCTTGGAGTTCAAAAGAAGCTCTGGCGGTTAGAGATAGAAGGATGTGAGAACTTAAAGAAGCTTCCAAGCTCTTTTCAGATGGAATCCCTTGAACAGCTCAGGATATCTAATTCCCCAAAATTAGATACATTTCCAGAAATCAATGGAGATATGCATCGCTTGAAAGAACTGACTATAAATTCTACTGGGATAAGGGAACTGCCTTTGTCCATTGGGAATCTGAGGGGCCTCGAATCTCTCGATCTGAATGGCTGTGAAGATCTTGTAAGTCTACCAAACAGCCTATGTAATTTGAAGAATCTTCACTCTCTTTATCTCCAGAGGTGCAAAAAGCTAGAGAAGCTTCCGGAAAACATTGGTGATCTGCAAGAGTTATCGAAACTTGATGCAAGAGAAACTGTAATCTCCCAACCACCTCCCTCCATCACCAAGCTTGGCAAACTGTGGATGTTAAACATCTCACATGTTTTACAGCATGTGCATCAATTGTCAGCTTTATCCTTCTTGAATGAATTTGATCCTACTAATCGCAATATTTTGGGTGAACTCCCCGAGGATTTGGGATCTTTGCAATCTTTGGAATACCTGCATGTTAGTGGAAGTAATATTTCTTGTTTACCCAAGAGCATCAAAGAACTCTTACACCTTCAGCATCTGAATGTACATTTCTGTCATAATCTTAATGAACTTCCGGGAGAGCTACCCCCAAATTTAAAGCGGCTAGATGCAGATTATCATTTAGCCTTGAAGAGCATCAGAGATCTAGTAATTAAGTGTCTTAAGCTTTGTGCGCTCGCAATCTCATGGTGTGGTCATGAAAAATCCAAATGTCGAACTGTCTCACGTGAACAAGTAGATGTGAAGAAGTTGCTACAGCATTTTCTCAAAGCATGTATCCAG TGTGACTTCAACCAAAGGGcttattttctcatttcttttcctGAAGTCAGAATTTTGGAGTTGTTTGATTATCAGTTTATAAATCAAGAAATGGTCTCAATTAATCTGAACCTGTCTTGGTATACCAATAAGTTCAAGGGGTTTTCAATATTATACTGTCCTAATGGACTGGAAGTGAGATTAGTAGCCAGACTGGTCTGCAAATCTGACCCTGAAAGCAAGCATTCGTTGAACTACGACGTCCCTAAATATTGGTTCGACTCTCCTGTCATGAGTTGCATCTACATTCCGTTTGAAACACTATGGAATGCTTATGGCAATAAAGAAGGGAAGAACCCAAATGACTATTACCTTTTTGAGGTATTTGAAGTGTACGCCAAGGAACTATGTCGGGGAATTCGCCTGGAGTATGAGAATAAAGATAGGAGATGGAGAAGAAAGCAACGAGCAACGCAAAGTCCCAAACTCTTTCCAGTTACTCGAAATGATACTGCCGTAACAACTGAAAGTGGCTGCACTATGGTACTCGAGCCTTCTCTCCCTTCTACTTCACGGGCGTCTGCTGAGTGCGACATTGCCACCGATAGGGGACTATATTTAGGGTACGAGAGAAAACCTCTAGAGGTAGATCAAGCAGCATTGGAAGTTCAAAAGGAACATAAATCTCAAAATGTTGAGATGATTAGTGTTTGTGGTAGCCCATCAAGGAATATGGATGATGtttcaagaaagagaaagagaaagaggaaaagaaacagaaagaaaaagagaaggatgGCAAGGACAGATGAGACTAACTGCTCTCATTGCATCATCTAG